In a genomic window of Bradyrhizobium ontarionense:
- the urtB gene encoding urea ABC transporter permease subunit UrtB — translation MPANVFAVLRRLFLSIALIAAAVPAFAASFEESVAKFATDDFSDTDDAVGEIASSGNPLAFAIISALQDERLMFDAESKKVFVKQADGKIIDAATGAAVDKLPDTAAAVSLNNRLRRTVDAALGGLTLLSPDPSTRLTAARSVFKSHDEATLPTVEAALAKETNRAAKQALTDARAAIILFKSDASEVDKLDAVATIRARSDQEALALLTEISSGDQPASVAKAAAGAIASIQSSLAIWSSVQNAWYGLSLGSVLLLAAIGLAITFGVMGVINMAHGEMVMLGAYTTFVVQEVIRTRYPALFDYSLLIAVPLAFLVAGAIGVVIERSIIRFLYGRPLETLLATWGLSLILQQVVRTAFGPTNREVGNPSWMSGAFELGQITITYNRLWILCFTMAVFAILLAMLRYTALGLEMRAVTQNRRMAASMGIATSRVDALTFGLGSGIAGIAGVALSQIDNVSPNLGQSYIIDSFMVVVFGGVGNLWGTLVGAFTLGIANKFLEPVAGAVLGKIAILVLIILFIQKRPRGLFALKGRAVEA, via the coding sequence GTGCCTGCCAATGTTTTCGCCGTCCTTCGTCGCCTCTTTCTTTCGATTGCCCTGATCGCCGCAGCCGTTCCGGCCTTCGCAGCCAGCTTCGAAGAGTCGGTTGCCAAGTTCGCCACCGACGACTTCTCCGATACTGACGACGCGGTCGGCGAGATCGCGAGCTCGGGCAACCCCTTGGCCTTTGCGATCATCAGCGCGCTGCAGGACGAGCGGCTGATGTTCGATGCCGAGAGCAAGAAAGTCTTCGTCAAGCAGGCCGACGGCAAGATCATCGACGCGGCCACGGGCGCGGCCGTCGACAAGCTGCCCGACACTGCCGCGGCGGTCAGCCTCAACAACCGGCTGCGCCGTACCGTCGACGCCGCGCTGGGCGGCCTGACGCTGCTTTCACCCGATCCTTCGACGCGCCTGACCGCTGCGCGATCGGTGTTCAAGTCGCATGACGAGGCGACGCTGCCGACCGTTGAAGCGGCGCTCGCCAAGGAAACCAACCGCGCGGCCAAGCAGGCGCTGACCGATGCCCGCGCCGCGATCATCCTCTTCAAGTCCGACGCCAGCGAGGTCGACAAGCTCGATGCGGTCGCGACCATCAGGGCGCGTAGCGACCAGGAGGCGCTGGCGCTGTTGACCGAGATCAGCAGTGGCGATCAGCCCGCGAGCGTCGCCAAGGCGGCCGCCGGCGCGATTGCCTCGATCCAGAGCTCGCTGGCGATCTGGTCGAGCGTGCAGAACGCCTGGTACGGGCTGTCGCTCGGCTCGGTGCTGCTGCTGGCCGCGATCGGCCTCGCCATCACCTTCGGCGTGATGGGGGTCATCAACATGGCCCATGGCGAGATGGTGATGCTCGGTGCCTATACCACCTTCGTGGTGCAGGAGGTCATCCGCACCCGCTATCCCGCCTTGTTCGACTATTCTCTCCTGATTGCCGTGCCGCTGGCCTTCCTGGTGGCTGGGGCGATCGGGGTCGTGATCGAGCGCAGCATCATCCGCTTTCTCTATGGCCGTCCGCTGGAGACCTTGCTGGCGACCTGGGGCCTGTCGCTGATCCTGCAGCAGGTGGTGCGCACCGCCTTCGGACCGACCAACCGCGAGGTCGGCAACCCCTCATGGATGAGCGGCGCCTTCGAGCTCGGTCAGATCACCATCACCTATAACCGGCTCTGGATCCTCTGCTTCACGATGGCCGTGTTCGCGATCCTGCTCGCGATGCTGCGCTACACCGCGCTCGGCCTTGAAATGCGCGCGGTGACGCAGAACCGGCGCATGGCAGCGTCGATGGGCATCGCGACTTCGCGCGTCGATGCGCTGACCTTCGGTCTGGGGTCGGGCATTGCCGGCATCGCCGGCGTGGCGCTGTCGCAGATCGACAATGTCAGTCCCAATCTCGGCCAGAGCTACATCATCGACTCCTTCATGGTCGTGGTGTTCGGCGGCGTCGGCAATCTCTGGGGCACGCTGGTCGGCGCCTTCACGCTCGGCATCGCCAACAAGTTCCTGGAGCCGGTCGCCGGCGCCGTGCTCGGCAAGATCGCGATCCTGGTGCTGATCATCCTGTTCATTCAGAAGCGCCCGCGCGGCCTGTTCGCGCTCAAGGGCCGGGCGGTGGAAGCATGA
- a CDS encoding urease subunit gamma encodes MNLSPREKDKLLISMAAIVARRRLERGVKLNHPEAIAIISDFILEGARDGRTVADLMQAGAQVLTRDQVMPGIPEMIHDIQVEATFPDGTKLVTVHEPIR; translated from the coding sequence ATGAACCTGTCTCCCCGCGAAAAGGACAAGCTCTTGATCTCGATGGCGGCCATCGTGGCGCGCCGCAGGCTCGAGCGCGGCGTCAAGCTGAACCATCCCGAGGCGATCGCCATCATTTCCGATTTCATCCTGGAAGGCGCGCGCGACGGCCGCACCGTGGCCGATTTGATGCAGGCCGGCGCCCAGGTCCTGACCCGCGACCAGGTGATGCCTGGGATTCCCGAGATGATCCACGACATCCAGGTCGAGGCGACGTTTCCGGACGGCACCAAGCTGGTTACGGTGCACGAGCCGATCCGCTGA
- the infA gene encoding translation initiation factor IF-1 produces MAKEELIQFEGLVTEILPDARYRVQLDAGHEIVAYTAGKMKKNRIKTLAGDRVTVEMSPYDLEKGRLIFRHKDERPSSAGGPPRGAAQRGGQFRRR; encoded by the coding sequence ATGGCTAAGGAAGAGCTGATCCAGTTCGAAGGGCTGGTCACCGAAATCCTTCCCGACGCTCGCTACCGGGTGCAACTGGACGCGGGACACGAAATCGTCGCCTACACCGCAGGCAAGATGAAAAAGAATCGCATCAAGACCCTCGCGGGAGACCGCGTGACCGTCGAGATGTCGCCCTACGATCTCGAAAAGGGCCGGCTGATCTTCCGCCACAAGGACGAGCGCCCGAGCTCGGCGGGCGGTCCTCCGCGCGGTGCAGCGCAGCGTGGCGGGCAGTTCCGCCGTCGTTGA
- the urtC gene encoding urea ABC transporter permease subunit UrtC, with product MMPHMLTRSLDRAATIFVLVVAACGILIPLSNLLLPAGSLLQVPTYLVALWGKYVCYAILALSIDLIWGYCGILSLGHGAFFALGGYAMGMYLMRQIGPRGVYGNPVLPDFMVFLNYSKLPWYWYGFDMFWFAALMVLVVPGLLAFCFGWLAFRSRVTGVYLSIITQAMTYALLLAFFRNDFGFGGNNGLTDFKDILGFNVQVEGTRAALFALSCLALIMAFVICRAVVSSKLGKVLIAIRDAESRTRFLGYRVESYKLFVFTLSACMAGVAGALYVPQVGIINPSEFAPGNSIEAVIWVAVGGRGTLVGAALGAVVVNYAKTFFTSGMLAPYWLFMLGALFVLVTLLLPKGIIGTFNSWWEQLNTKTPNAESAAREDGVTEPKMAE from the coding sequence ATGATGCCGCATATGCTCACCCGGTCGCTCGATCGCGCGGCCACCATTTTCGTGCTAGTGGTCGCCGCCTGCGGCATCCTGATCCCACTGTCCAATCTGCTGCTGCCGGCCGGCTCGTTGCTGCAGGTGCCGACCTATCTGGTCGCGCTGTGGGGCAAGTATGTCTGCTACGCGATCCTGGCGCTCTCGATCGATCTGATCTGGGGCTATTGCGGCATCCTCTCGCTCGGCCACGGCGCGTTCTTCGCGCTCGGCGGATACGCGATGGGCATGTATCTGATGCGCCAGATCGGCCCCCGCGGCGTCTACGGCAATCCGGTCCTGCCGGACTTCATGGTGTTCCTGAACTATTCCAAGCTGCCCTGGTACTGGTACGGCTTCGACATGTTCTGGTTCGCCGCGCTGATGGTGCTCGTGGTGCCCGGCCTGCTCGCCTTCTGCTTCGGCTGGCTCGCCTTCCGCTCGCGCGTGACCGGCGTCTACCTGTCGATCATCACCCAGGCGATGACCTACGCCCTGCTGCTCGCCTTCTTCCGCAACGATTTCGGCTTCGGCGGCAACAACGGCCTGACCGACTTCAAGGACATCCTGGGCTTCAACGTGCAGGTAGAGGGCACCCGCGCCGCTTTGTTCGCGCTGAGCTGCCTCGCTCTGATCATGGCGTTCGTGATCTGCCGGGCCGTGGTCTCCTCGAAGCTCGGGAAGGTGCTGATCGCGATCCGGGATGCCGAGTCGCGCACACGCTTCCTCGGCTATCGCGTCGAATCCTACAAGCTGTTCGTGTTCACGCTTTCTGCCTGCATGGCGGGTGTCGCCGGGGCGCTCTACGTGCCGCAGGTGGGTATCATCAATCCATCCGAGTTCGCGCCCGGCAACTCGATCGAGGCGGTGATCTGGGTCGCGGTCGGCGGGCGTGGCACTCTGGTCGGTGCCGCGCTCGGCGCTGTCGTCGTCAACTACGCCAAGACCTTCTTCACCTCGGGCATGCTCGCGCCGTACTGGCTGTTCATGCTTGGCGCGCTGTTCGTGCTCGTGACCCTGCTGCTGCCGAAGGGCATCATCGGCACCTTCAATTCCTGGTGGGAGCAGCTCAACACCAAGACGCCGAACGCCGAAAGCGCCGCCCGCGAGGACGGCGTCACCGAACCCAAGATGGCGGAGTGA
- a CDS encoding urease accessory protein UreD has product MRADPASIAADIFEANRARGAVRFDVRLQDGVTRRHHLHESGSLRVRFPSPEDDGLSAMFVNTAGGIAGGDRFAIEVVAGEGSRVTLSSAAAEKVYRAAGKPAELDIALTAHAGAHISWLPQETILFDRARIHRRIDIDLAATASLLLCEIVVFGRTAMGERMLEGEFVDRWRVRRGGRLVFAETVRLDGDIGDRLAQAAIAKGGAAIGTALIVPGDAALVERIRESLPAFRGEAGLSAWNGFAMARFCAQDAASLRADMMAVLGCASSAPLPRLWLN; this is encoded by the coding sequence ATGCGGGCCGATCCCGCCAGCATTGCTGCCGACATTTTCGAGGCCAACCGCGCCCGCGGCGCGGTGCGCTTCGACGTGCGGCTGCAGGACGGTGTGACGCGGCGCCATCATCTGCATGAGTCCGGCTCGCTGCGGGTCCGCTTTCCCTCACCCGAAGACGATGGTCTCTCGGCGATGTTCGTCAACACGGCAGGCGGAATCGCCGGTGGCGACCGCTTTGCGATCGAGGTCGTGGCCGGCGAGGGCAGCCGCGTCACCTTGTCGAGCGCTGCGGCCGAAAAGGTCTATCGCGCCGCTGGAAAGCCCGCAGAGCTCGATATCGCGCTGACCGCCCATGCGGGCGCGCACATCTCCTGGCTGCCGCAGGAGACCATCCTGTTCGACCGCGCCCGCATCCATCGCCGGATCGACATCGACCTCGCCGCCACCGCCTCGCTGCTGCTGTGCGAGATCGTCGTGTTCGGACGGACCGCGATGGGTGAGCGCATGCTTGAGGGCGAATTCGTCGATCGTTGGCGGGTCCGGCGCGGCGGCAGGCTCGTGTTCGCCGAGACGGTCCGCCTCGACGGCGATATCGGCGACAGGCTGGCGCAAGCCGCTATCGCCAAGGGGGGCGCGGCGATCGGCACCGCGCTGATCGTGCCAGGCGATGCCGCGCTGGTCGAGCGCATCAGGGAGAGCCTGCCAGCCTTCCGGGGAGAGGCCGGGCTGTCCGCCTGGAATGGATTTGCAATGGCGCGCTTCTGTGCCCAAGATGCCGCAAGCCTGCGCGCCGACATGATGGCGGTGCTCGGCTGTGCTTCGAGTGCGCCGCTGCCGCGGCTGTGGCTCAACTAG
- the urtE gene encoding urea ABC transporter ATP-binding subunit UrtE, giving the protein MLNVENINLYYGAAQALRGVSIAAEPGKVTCVLGRNGVGKTSLLRALVGQYPLASGTITFDGADITHLKPYERARKGIGFVPQGREIFPLLTVEENLKTGFGPLKRSDRSIPDDVFSLFPVLQSMLGRRGGDLSGGQQQQLAIGRAMVMRPKLLLLDEPTEGIQPSIIKDIGRAISYLRNLGNIAIVLVEQYLDFACELGDNFAVMDRGAVKFTCTRANLDPAEISRQMAL; this is encoded by the coding sequence ATGCTCAATGTCGAAAACATCAACCTCTATTACGGCGCGGCCCAGGCCTTGCGCGGCGTCTCAATCGCGGCTGAGCCCGGCAAGGTCACCTGCGTGCTTGGCCGCAATGGCGTCGGCAAGACCTCGCTGCTGCGGGCGTTGGTCGGGCAATATCCGCTGGCCTCCGGCACCATCACCTTCGATGGCGCCGACATCACCCATCTGAAGCCGTATGAGCGGGCGCGGAAGGGCATCGGTTTCGTGCCGCAGGGCCGTGAGATCTTTCCGCTGCTGACGGTCGAGGAGAACCTCAAGACCGGCTTCGGCCCGCTGAAGCGCAGCGACCGCAGCATCCCGGACGACGTGTTCTCGCTGTTTCCGGTGCTGCAGTCGATGCTCGGCCGGCGCGGCGGCGACCTCTCCGGCGGCCAGCAGCAGCAGCTCGCGATCGGCCGGGCGATGGTGATGCGGCCGAAGCTCCTGCTGCTGGACGAGCCGACCGAGGGCATCCAGCCCTCGATCATCAAGGACATCGGCCGGGCCATCTCCTATCTGCGCAATCTCGGCAACATCGCGATCGTGCTGGTCGAGCAGTATCTCGACTTTGCCTGCGAACTCGGCGACAACTTCGCGGTCATGGATCGCGGCGCGGTGAAGTTCACCTGCACCCGCGCCAATCTCGATCCGGCCGAGATCAGCCGCCAGATGGCGCTGTGA
- the urtD gene encoding urea ABC transporter ATP-binding protein UrtD: MNVMDNRATSALLYLDGVHVSFDGFHAINNLSLALEPGEMRAIIGPNGAGKTTMMDIITGKTKPDEGTVMFDGKTDLTRLDETRIAELGIGRKFQKPTVFESQSVEDNLLLALNVDHSVKGTLFWRGSKVEAEQIDKVLETVRLKDVRRKLAGSLSHGQKQWLEIGMLLAQDPKLLLVDEPVAGMTDVETHQTAELLKAINKDHTVMVVEHDMTFVRELGVKVTCLHEGTVLAEGTIDQVSSNERVIEVYLGR, encoded by the coding sequence ATGAACGTGATGGACAACAGGGCGACGTCCGCGCTGCTCTACCTCGACGGCGTGCACGTCTCGTTCGACGGCTTCCACGCCATCAACAATCTCTCGCTGGCGCTCGAGCCCGGAGAGATGCGCGCCATCATCGGTCCGAACGGGGCCGGCAAGACGACGATGATGGATATCATCACCGGCAAGACCAAGCCCGACGAGGGTACGGTCATGTTCGACGGCAAGACCGACCTGACCCGCCTGGATGAGACGCGCATCGCAGAGCTCGGCATCGGACGCAAGTTTCAGAAGCCGACCGTGTTCGAGAGCCAGTCGGTGGAGGACAACCTGCTGCTCGCCCTCAACGTGGACCACAGCGTCAAGGGCACGCTGTTCTGGCGCGGATCGAAGGTCGAGGCCGAGCAGATCGACAAGGTGCTGGAAACCGTCCGGCTCAAGGATGTCCGGCGCAAGCTCGCCGGCAGCCTGTCGCACGGCCAGAAGCAGTGGCTCGAGATCGGCATGCTGCTGGCGCAGGATCCGAAGCTCTTGCTTGTCGACGAGCCGGTCGCCGGCATGACCGACGTCGAGACGCATCAGACCGCCGAGCTGCTGAAGGCAATCAACAAGGATCACACCGTCATGGTCGTCGAGCACGACATGACCTTCGTTCGCGAACTCGGCGTCAAGGTCACCTGCCTGCATGAGGGCACGGTGCTCGCCGAGGGCACCATCGATCAGGTGTCGTCGAACGAGCGGGTGATCGAAGTGTATCTGGGCAGATAG
- a CDS encoding cold-shock protein produces MSMGTVKWFNATKGYGFIQPDDGGNDVFVHISAVERAGLGTLREGQKISYEIVADRRSGKSSADNLRAAN; encoded by the coding sequence GTGAGCATGGGAACCGTGAAGTGGTTTAACGCAACCAAGGGCTATGGCTTCATTCAGCCGGATGACGGCGGCAACGACGTGTTCGTGCACATCAGCGCCGTCGAGCGCGCTGGCCTCGGCACGCTGCGCGAAGGCCAGAAGATCTCCTACGAGATCGTGGCGGATCGCCGTTCGGGCAAGTCCTCGGCCGACAATCTCCGCGCCGCCAATTGA
- a CDS encoding TadE/TadG family type IV pilus assembly protein: MQAPVSSTASIRMLLRRFRRNRRASAVVEFALVAPVFFALLFAIIETALMFFAGQVLETITQDSARMILTGQAQQGSYTQSQFASYVCTQVPALFDCSKIYIDVKSYSSFSSVSISSQIDNTGNFVNNMTYSPGAAGDIVVVRLFYQWPIFVTGLGYNIANLSGSKRLLVGTAAFKNEPYS, from the coding sequence ATGCAAGCCCCCGTATCCTCGACCGCTTCGATCCGCATGCTGTTGCGACGCTTCCGGCGCAACCGCCGGGCGTCGGCCGTCGTCGAATTTGCCCTGGTCGCCCCGGTCTTCTTTGCGCTCCTGTTCGCGATCATCGAAACGGCCTTGATGTTCTTCGCGGGCCAGGTGCTCGAGACGATCACCCAGGATTCGGCGCGTATGATCCTGACCGGCCAGGCGCAGCAGGGCTCCTATACGCAGTCGCAGTTCGCGAGCTACGTCTGTACTCAGGTTCCGGCGCTGTTCGACTGCAGCAAGATCTACATCGACGTGAAGAGCTATTCCTCGTTCTCGAGCGTCTCGATCAGCAGCCAGATCGACAACACCGGAAACTTCGTCAACAACATGACCTACAGTCCCGGCGCCGCCGGAGACATCGTGGTGGTCAGGCTGTTCTATCAGTGGCCGATCTTCGTGACCGGGCTGGGCTACAACATCGCCAATCTGTCCGGCAGCAAGCGGCTGCTGGTTGGCACGGCCGCCTTCAAGAACGAGCCTTACTCATAA
- the urtA gene encoding urea ABC transporter substrate-binding protein: MLTRLTQELTAPFSRRRWLAAAAGLALGVAGFGPAMAADDTIKIGVLHSLSGTMAISETTLKDTILFLIDEQNKKGGVLGKKLEAVVVDPASNWPLFAEKARELITKNKVAVVFGCWTSVSRKSVLPVFKELNSILFYPVQYEGEESERNVFYTGAAPNQQAIPAVDYLMKEEKVKRWVLAGTDYVYPRTTNKILEAYLKSKGVAQDDIMINYTPFGHSDWQTIVADIKKFGSAGKKTAVVSTINGDANVPFYKELGNQGIKAKDIPVVAFSVGEEELAGIDTKPLVGHLAAWNYFESIKTPANEKFIKEWQAYTKNPKRTTNDPMEAHVIGFNMWVKAVEKVKSTDADKVIDALPGTEAPNLTGGVSKMLPNHHITKPVFIGEIKGDGQFSVVYKTKDLVPGDAWSKELEGSKDLIGDWVGKKCGNYNVKTNKCLGSGT; this comes from the coding sequence ATGCTTACTCGACTCACTCAGGAATTAACGGCGCCGTTCAGCCGCCGTCGCTGGCTGGCTGCTGCTGCCGGCCTGGCGCTTGGCGTTGCTGGCTTTGGCCCGGCCATGGCTGCCGACGACACCATCAAGATCGGCGTTCTTCATTCGCTTTCCGGCACCATGGCCATCAGCGAAACGACGCTGAAGGATACGATCCTGTTCCTCATCGACGAGCAGAACAAGAAGGGCGGCGTGCTCGGCAAGAAGCTCGAGGCCGTCGTGGTCGACCCTGCTTCGAACTGGCCGCTGTTCGCCGAGAAGGCGCGCGAGCTGATCACCAAGAACAAGGTCGCGGTCGTGTTCGGCTGCTGGACCTCGGTGTCGCGCAAGTCGGTGTTGCCGGTGTTCAAGGAGCTGAACAGCATCCTGTTCTACCCGGTTCAGTACGAGGGTGAGGAGAGCGAGCGCAACGTGTTCTACACCGGTGCGGCGCCGAACCAGCAGGCGATCCCCGCGGTCGATTACCTGATGAAGGAAGAGAAGGTGAAGCGCTGGGTGCTGGCCGGCACCGACTACGTCTATCCGCGCACCACCAACAAGATCCTGGAAGCCTACCTGAAGTCGAAGGGCGTGGCTCAGGACGACATCATGATCAACTACACGCCGTTCGGTCACTCCGACTGGCAGACGATCGTGGCCGACATCAAGAAGTTCGGCTCCGCCGGCAAGAAGACCGCCGTGGTCTCCACCATCAATGGCGACGCCAACGTTCCGTTCTACAAGGAGCTCGGCAACCAGGGCATCAAGGCCAAGGACATCCCGGTGGTCGCGTTCTCGGTGGGTGAGGAAGAGCTCGCCGGCATCGACACCAAGCCGCTGGTTGGCCATCTCGCCGCCTGGAACTACTTCGAGTCGATCAAGACCCCGGCCAACGAGAAGTTCATCAAGGAGTGGCAGGCCTACACCAAGAACCCGAAGCGCACCACCAACGACCCGATGGAAGCCCACGTCATCGGCTTCAACATGTGGGTGAAGGCGGTCGAGAAGGTGAAGTCGACCGATGCTGACAAGGTCATCGACGCTCTCCCCGGCACCGAGGCGCCGAACCTGACCGGCGGCGTGTCGAAGATGCTGCCGAACCATCACATCACCAAGCCGGTGTTCATCGGCGAGATCAAGGGTGATGGCCAGTTCAGCGTGGTCTACAAGACCAAGGATCTGGTCCCCGGCGACGCCTGGTCGAAGGAGTTGGAAGGCTCCAAGGACCTGATCGGCGACTGGGTCGGCAAGAAGTGCGGCAACTACAACGTCAAGACCAACAAGTGCCTGGGCTCGGGCACCTGA
- a CDS encoding DEAD/DEAH box helicase: MTSFQDFSLADALTRALKEENYHTPTPIQVQTIPLALEGRDVIGIAQTGTGKTASFALPILHRLLENRIKPQPKTARVLVLSPTRELSGQILDSFNTYGRHIRLSSALAIGGVPMGRQVRAVMPGVEVLVATPGRLLDMVQGNAVKLSQVEFLVLDEADRMLDMGFINDIRKIVAKLPIKRQTLFFSATMPKDIAELADAMLRNPARVAVTPVSSTVERITQRVIQVDHSAKPNLLAQLLKEEPVNRALVFTRTKHGADKVVKGLERAGIPAQAIHGNKSQNHRERVLAAFRSGEIRTLVATDIAARGIDVDGVSHVVNFDLPNVPETYVHRIGRTARAGADGVAISLVAGADELSYLRDIERLIKTTLPREDRRIPGHREAAPPAAKPPHRGGRPGMQNARTNDSGNAAKGPRRRRGSNAKVASLPSNRQEPNRPSQGGGKAGSIQGVAFLHREGRPKTHAHNRNQRPN; encoded by the coding sequence TTGACATCCTTCCAGGATTTTAGCCTCGCCGACGCGCTGACGCGCGCGCTGAAGGAAGAGAACTACCACACCCCCACCCCGATCCAGGTACAGACGATTCCTTTGGCCCTCGAAGGCCGCGACGTGATCGGCATTGCCCAGACAGGAACCGGCAAGACCGCCTCGTTCGCGCTTCCGATCCTGCATCGCCTGCTCGAGAACCGGATCAAGCCGCAGCCGAAGACGGCCCGCGTGCTGGTGCTGAGCCCGACCCGCGAACTGTCCGGCCAGATCCTCGACAGCTTCAACACCTATGGCCGCCACATCCGCCTGAGTTCTGCGCTTGCCATCGGCGGCGTGCCCATGGGACGCCAGGTGCGCGCGGTCATGCCGGGCGTCGAGGTGCTGGTCGCCACACCGGGCCGGCTGCTCGATATGGTCCAGGGCAACGCCGTCAAGCTGTCCCAGGTCGAGTTCCTGGTGCTCGATGAAGCCGACCGCATGCTCGACATGGGCTTCATCAACGACATCCGGAAGATCGTAGCCAAGCTGCCGATCAAGCGGCAGACGCTGTTCTTCTCGGCGACCATGCCCAAGGACATCGCCGAACTCGCCGATGCCATGCTGCGCAACCCGGCGCGCGTCGCGGTGACCCCCGTCTCCTCGACGGTCGAGCGCATCACGCAGCGCGTGATCCAGGTCGACCACTCCGCCAAGCCGAACCTCCTGGCGCAGCTGCTCAAGGAGGAGCCGGTCAATCGTGCGCTGGTGTTCACGCGCACCAAGCACGGCGCCGACAAGGTGGTGAAGGGCCTCGAAAGGGCCGGCATCCCCGCCCAGGCGATTCACGGCAACAAATCGCAGAACCATCGGGAACGCGTGCTGGCGGCCTTCCGCTCCGGCGAAATCCGCACGCTGGTGGCAACCGATATTGCCGCACGCGGCATCGACGTCGACGGCGTCAGCCATGTCGTGAACTTCGATCTGCCGAACGTCCCCGAAACATACGTCCACCGCATCGGCCGCACTGCGCGCGCCGGGGCCGACGGGGTCGCGATCTCGCTGGTGGCGGGAGCGGACGAGTTGTCCTACCTCCGCGACATCGAGCGGCTGATCAAGACCACGCTGCCGCGCGAAGATCGTCGTATTCCGGGCCACCGCGAGGCCGCGCCTCCGGCCGCCAAGCCGCCTCACCGCGGCGGCCGTCCTGGGATGCAGAATGCGCGGACCAACGATAGCGGCAACGCCGCAAAAGGCCCTCGCCGTCGTCGCGGGTCCAATGCTAAGGTGGCGTCTCTGCCAAGCAATCGTCAGGAGCCCAACCGGCCGTCGCAAGGCGGCGGCAAGGCGGGGTCGATTCAGGGCGTCGCTTTCCTGCATCGCGAGGGCAGACCCAAAACCCACGCTCACAACCGCAATCAACGGCCGAACTAG
- a CDS encoding urease subunit beta produces the protein MIPGELFIQDGEIELNAGRKTVTLTVANTGDRPIQVGSHYHFFESNPALKFDRKKARGMRLDIAAGTAVRFEPGQTRDVQLVALAGKRTVYGFRGDVMGKL, from the coding sequence ATGATCCCCGGCGAACTCTTCATCCAGGACGGCGAGATCGAGCTCAATGCCGGCCGCAAGACCGTGACCTTGACCGTCGCCAATACCGGCGACCGCCCGATCCAGGTCGGCTCGCACTACCACTTCTTCGAGAGCAATCCGGCGCTGAAGTTCGACCGCAAGAAAGCGCGCGGCATGCGCCTCGACATCGCGGCCGGCACGGCGGTGCGCTTCGAGCCAGGCCAGACCCGCGACGTGCAGCTGGTGGCGCTCGCCGGCAAGCGCACGGTCTATGGCTTCCGCGGCGACGTGATGGGCAAGTTGTAA
- a CDS encoding TadE/TadG family type IV pilus assembly protein, with protein sequence MLRGRIPGRSLSFSLRRRIAAFVADCRGVAATEFAFIVPLMLVMFFGTVEFCSGIAVDRKVTLMARTLSDLTSQSTSVSSSDFSNFFAASTGIMYPYSTTPVNATISELYVDPSTMKATVKWSSGSAQRTTGTQVGIPADLLVSGTYLIFSEVSYQYVPTVGYVMGKTGINLSDVAYTRPRQSTCVYLSPATSC encoded by the coding sequence ATGCTTCGCGGAAGAATACCCGGTAGGTCTTTGAGCTTCAGCCTGCGGCGCCGCATCGCGGCTTTCGTTGCCGACTGCCGCGGCGTCGCCGCGACGGAGTTCGCATTCATCGTGCCGTTGATGCTGGTGATGTTCTTCGGCACGGTCGAGTTCTGCTCGGGGATCGCCGTCGATCGCAAGGTCACGCTGATGGCGCGAACCCTGTCCGACCTGACCTCGCAGTCGACCTCGGTCAGCAGCAGCGACTTCTCGAATTTCTTCGCCGCTTCGACCGGCATCATGTATCCCTATTCGACGACGCCGGTGAATGCGACCATTTCCGAGCTCTATGTCGATCCGAGCACGATGAAGGCGACCGTCAAGTGGAGCAGCGGCTCGGCACAGCGAACTACGGGGACGCAGGTCGGCATACCCGCCGACCTGCTGGTCAGTGGCACCTATCTGATCTTCAGCGAAGTGAGCTATCAGTACGTTCCGACGGTCGGTTACGTGATGGGCAAGACCGGCATCAATCTCAGCGATGTCGCCTACACCCGGCCGCGGCAGTCGACCTGCGTCTACTTGAGCCCCGCGACATCCTGCTGA